The following proteins are co-located in the Scylla paramamosain isolate STU-SP2022 chromosome 37, ASM3559412v1, whole genome shotgun sequence genome:
- the LOC135091510 gene encoding KRAB-A domain-containing protein 2-like, giving the protein MENRKTDFYSKLIAAEEKKASNTSSLLYRNECEQIMNRLDELKRVNIKKTQKDYRLLRKYEILEVTVEGITVKKLQKKGTNLRFVCAEDVFDVIDAIHRARGHGGRTIVFRETSEKYANVSRSQIELYLQFCEECHLKKSTVRKSVTVKPIVSNSMNSRAQVDLIDMQSQPDGKHRFILNYQDHLTKMVCLRALQTKTAEEVAFHLVDIFCDKGAPHILQSDNGREFSNKLVKEVLMMWPECKMVHGKPRHSQSQGSVERANRDIEAILACWMKDNNSTQWSQGLRFVQWKKNTRFHSGIGRTPYEAMYGQKARLGVDANSVPEEVLDGMQTEEQLAEALGVVNEVTDTEEEETGVEKQEEASAVINCISCGKRYFGLNVCNVCENPCHSNTPCSMRNNDADESVLCSICSRSQSIHTEQMKSNIEQQKQAQKMIDNSVKRFQPAKVGETVMVPVPLVDRGRAEFPNVKAVVFQALDNGTYKLGTKHGLLKQVYTRNQFTPCLEKFLSLDDVVQEREVSLREVAIAESMGQGQGFSKCSCTKSCMTRRCKCLKNSVLCNSRCKCSASCSNKVDTQ; this is encoded by the exons atggaaaatagaaaaactgaTTTTTATTCAAAGCTGATAGCGGCTGAGGAGAAGAAGGCATCAAATACTTCGAGTTTGTTGTACAGAAATGAATGCGAACAAATTATGAATCGCTTGGATGAACTTAAACGTGTTAACATTAAAAAGACTCAGAAAGACTATCGTTTGTTACGAAAGTATGAAATCCTTGAAGTCACAGTTGAAGGTATCACCGTTAAGAAATTGCAGAAAAAGGGAACTAATCTTAGATTCGTATGCGCTGAAGATGTGTTCGATGTGATCGATGCTATTCATCGTGCACGTGGGCATGGAGGTAGAACTATTGTCTTTAGggaaacaagtgaaaaatatgCCAATGTTTCAAGATCCCAAATTGAGTTGTATTTACAGTTCTGTGAGGAGTGTCATCTGAAAAAAAGCACTGTACGCAAGTCTGTGACTGTGAAGCCAATTGTATCCAACAGTATGAACTCACGAGCTCAG GTCGACTTGATCGATATGCAGAGCCAGCCAGATGGAAAACATCGTTTCATTCTGAACTACCAGGATCACTTGACGAAGATGGTGTGTCTTCGGGCTCTACAGACGAAAACTGCTGAAGAGGTTGCTTTCCACCTCGTTGATATATTCTGTGACAAAGGAGCCCCCCATATCCTGCAGTCTGACAATGGAAGAGAATTCTCAAATAAG CTTGTCAAGGAAGTTCTGATGATGTGGCCAGAGTGCAAGATGGTTCATGGCAAACCACGACATTCCCAATCGCAGGGCTCGGTGGAACGTGCCAACAGGGATATTGAAGCCATTCTCGCATGTTGGATGAAGGACAACAACTCTACACAATGGTCACAGGGACTGCGCTTTGTCCAGTGGAAGAAAAATACCCGCTTTCACTCCGGAATTGGAAGGACACCATATGAGGCCATGTATGGACAGAAGGCTCGTCTTGGTGTTGACGCAAATTCTGTACCAGAGGAAGTCCTGGACGGTATGCAGACGGAGGAGCAGCTTGCAGAGGCACTAGGTGTTGTCAATGAGGTCAcagacacagaggaggaagagacaggtgttgaaaagcaagaagaagcaTCTGCTGTCATTAACTGCATCTCCTGTGGCAAAAGATATTTTGGTTTAAATGTGTGCAATGTGTGTGAGAACCCATGTCACTCTAATACTCCGTGTTCTATGAGGAATAACGATGCTGATGAGTCTGTGCTTTGTTCCATCTGCAGTCGGAGTCAGAGTATTCATACTGAACAAATGAAGTCCAACatagaacaacagaaacaagccCAAAAAATGATCGATAATTCTGTGAAGAGATTTCAACCAGCCAAGGTAGgggaaactgtgatggttcCTGTTCCATTAGTTGACCGCGGACGTGCAGAGTTTCCTAATGTGAAGGCAgttgtttttcaggcattggaCAATGGCACATATAAGCTTGGTACAAAACACGGCCTGCTTAAACAAGTGTACACTCGCAACCAATTTACTCCATGTCTAGaaaaattcctttctcttgatGATGTTGTACAGGAGCGGGAAGTAAGTCTGCGGGAAGTAGCAATTGCAGAATCAATGGGACAAGGTCAGGGATTCTCTAAATGCTCTTGCACTAAGTCATGTATGACCAGACGCTGCAAGTGTTTAAAAAACTCTGTATTATGCAACAGCAGATGCAAATGCAGTGCCTCTTGCTCCAACAAGGtcgacacacaataa